GTCGCCGCAGATGGCGGTGCCAACCGCCTCCATCAGCTTTCATCTTTCCAGGGAAAATTCGTATGTAAATGCATAGCCAAACACGTCCTGCAATTCTTAACATGTTACTAGTCGAATCTGCAAGCTATAATTGGGGATCTCGACTCGTTATCCCCTTCAGTGCGAGACTTCTACTCGTCACAACCTACCCCTGCAGAGGTCATCCATGACACCGACCAGGAATCGGCTGATTTTGGAAAGGCCATCCGTTGGATCAGGAAAACACAACCCAATGCTCTGGACATTGTCACACTAGGTGGTATCGGCGGCCGTGTCGACCAGGGTCTTAGccaacttcaccacctcTACTTGTTTCAGTCGGACCCTGAGTATGCCGCTGGCCGGATATACCTCCTATCTGGATCGAGTTTGACATTTCTGCTGAAATCCGGGACACATAGCATTTACGTTAAGGAAGATGGTGAGGATGTTGTCTTTGGAAAGTATGTTGGAATTATCCCCTTGCAGGAGCCTAGTCGGATTACCACCAAGGGATTGGAGTGGGATGTAACGGATTGGGAAACGAAGATTGGCGGAAACCTCAGCACTAGCAATCATGTACTGCCTCACACTAAGTGTGTCGAGATTGAAACCACGAAAGATGTGTTGTTCACCATATCACTTCGTCCCGTGGACGGGGAGGACGAATCGTAACGGCGCAGTCAAAGGAAAGGCAAAACAAAATGGAAAAGGATTGGTTGGAAACAAAATATTTAACATCAGAAAGTCAAGTCCCGAAAAAAAGACTGTAAATTATTCGCCAACCCAATGATCCCAGGACGCCGTGCTTATGTTCCGCTTTCGTTGCAATGTTCTTCTCTCCGACCGGATGGTACTTCACCGCAGGTAgtgcaacaccaaccagCAGAACGTAAAGAATACAACGACGCCACCCAGGAATATCCACTTATCTTGCCGAGCCCGTCTTTCCACCATGCGGATGGTGTCACCGCTGATACCCAACGTGTTACCAACGCTGTATAATCGCTTCTGCGTGCTCTTGAGTCTCTCCCTCTGTTGGCCGAGGTCACCCAGGACGGCTTGGCCTCTAGCAATGTACTCGTCCAAGGCTGAGTGAGTCTGCGCAAAGAAGGCTTGTTCTCGGAAAGCATGCGACTCCCGCACTTCGTCTCCAGATCCCGTCGTCAGCGGCCCGGCTGTGTATGGTGTGTTCTGAGCATAGtatgatgagttgttgtCTGTTGATGCGTTTGCGTATGGGTTCTCGGGCGTAGCGTTGTACGGTCGTCGACCTAGAAGCTCtgttttgttgttttggtaTTGCGAATCTTCCCTGGCTCTCTTCAGGCCGTCGATTTGGGATCGAAAATCAGAGAGGTCATCGCGAAAGCGTTTCACGCGCTCGAAagcctcttcttgtttcttaGGAAAAATTTCTTGTCGTGCAAGGCGGTTGTATTCGTCGATGGTTTTGGTGAATGACGACACTGACGCTGATACATTGCCAATCTCGCCTGGTGTGGAGGATcccttggagttgagggTGTCAAGCTCGTGGCGGATCGATTTACTCTGCCGTAGGGCAGAGTTGTATTGCACGTTCTGTAATTAACTAAAGTCAGAAGCGCACTGGAGGGACACACAGAGTGAAATATCGCTTACCATGGTACAATTATTGCAGTGATGTTATGCAATGGACAGCTTGCGCTTTCGCAACATATTTTGACCCTTCACATGGAAACCGTGTTCCTAACATAGAAACAAAGAATTGGCGGATCGGAACATCTAGCGCGCCGTCCGGGGTAGAAGCCACAGCACGGGGCAAGTGCCTGCCACGTTGATGCCCAGTGGCAAAGTCCATGTTAGCCCGAACATGTCTTGCAAACCAGTTTGACCTTCCAATTGAACTACAGCAATCTGCTCCAGTCTACCTTGTCGATGTCATGGTTTGTTTTACAAGAATATGTAACAATTAACTCAAGGACATGCCTGTCAGTACGGTACCGGCCCCAGGTCCCGACTCGGCATGCCGCTGAAGGACGGGACGACAGCCCCAGTCAGCCGGCAGCCACCACGGTGCATCGCAATCCCAAGACTCCAGATGTGAATTACAGTGGTCATCATCATAACAACCAGAGTCTAGGAGTTACCATAGCATGAAAGCGCATCAAAATCGAACAAAACAACTTATTGCTCTTGAATTCAGGCTTAAAAGAACTCATCGTATGCCGATTTAGATCCGCCGCAGCCATATTGCCTTTTGCCGAAGTCGGCACCGACCCGGCACCGACAGCCCCATTGTATTGTTCCGTATACGGCGTTGACAGGTTTTGCCTCACGGAAATCTACCGAGATGGATTTTATTCCCGTAAAAGGCGGCAAATCTTGTAATTCATTTTCTTtacaatttttttttaatgTATTCATTATATTTTGCAACTGGAACGCAGCCAACTGTGCGCTGCCTCTCATGCCACTTACAACATGAACGAACAAGACACAAGACCTCCAGAAACGTCacaagaaaaagagacaGGGCCTTCTGCAGTTGGTAGTGCCAATGAAGATACGGAAAAACAAGTCCCTGCTGCCCAAGACAATGGTGACAGGCCGTATTCCATTTTCACACCATGGCAGAAACGAGCCATTGTTCTTGGTGCGGCTGGAACAGCattcttctctcctctcaCTGCACAAATATATCTGCCGGCACTGACACAGCTTTCAAATGATCTGAATGTGACCAACACGCAGATCAATTTGACCATTACAACCTACATGATCTTTCAAGGCATAACTCCAATGTTTATTGGGTCGTTGGCTGATAGTGGTGGTCGACGGCCAGCGTACATTGTGTGCTTCGTTATTTACGTTGCCGCCAACATTGGCCTGGCTCTGGCGCCGGGATATAGTGCATTGCTAGGACTGAGATGCCTTCAGTCAGCCGGCTCGAGTAGCACCGTGGCCCTCTGTACAGCAGTAGTTGCCGATGTAGTTACGAGCGCCGAAAGAGGACAATATGTTGGGTTCACAGTCATCCCGGCAGTCCTCGCTCCGTCACTGGGTCCGGTAATTGGCGGCCTACTTTCTCAGTACCTTGGATGGAGAGCAATATTCTggttcttggccatcttttCTGGTGTGGCAATGATTCTCATattcctcttcttcccaGAGACCTGCCGTGGGATCGTGGACGACGGCTCCCTTACTCCGCCTCCATTGTACCGGTCCGTCTGGCAATCGATCCAGCTTCGACGGAGAAGAAAGGCACGGCGTCAAAACTCATTATCTAGGGTGACCACAAATGCAAGCAGCGCGAGCAAGGCCGAGAATAAGTTCAAATTTAAACCGCCAAACCTCCTGGGCTCGTTGTTTTTACTATTCGAAAAGGAAACTGGCTTGCTGCTTTGGACAAGTAGTCTTGTGTTTGCTGGTTTCTATTGCATTGCGACAGCAATGCCTAGTTTGTTTTCCAAGCGTTACGGATACAACGAGATACAAGTTGGGCTGATGTATCTTCCTCTGGCGGTTGGCTCAATTGGCGCGGCAACTATAGTTGGCCCGTCTATAAACAGGAATTACAAGCGCCACTGTATAAGGTCCGGCATCCCATATGATCGAAGCCGACAGCCCGACTTGTCCCAGTTTCCTATCGAGAAAGCCCGTCTGGAAATTGGCCTGCCTTTGCTGTGCCTGGGAGGAGCGTGCTTGATAGGATGGGGATGGGCAATGCACGCCGTCACTCACGTCGCTGTACCATGCGTTATCAGCTTCTTTCTGGGAATTGGCATGATTGGATACAATAACACGACAAATATCCTTCTCGTCGACGTCCACCCTGGCCGAGCTGGCACTGCGACGGCTGCTAATAACCTTACACGATGCTTGGTTGGCGCAGGAGCCAGCGCTGCAATTGTCCCCATGATTGATACCATGGGTGTCGGACCTGCTTTCACTCTTGTTGGTGGACTCTATTTCGTCTGCATTATTCCACTATTGCTGATtctcaagtttggcaagaaatGGAGAGcggaggcaaaggcaaaggcggaggcgaagaaggtgaagaagcagcagaaacaTGAAGAAGATTCGGCAACTGAAGACCTGCAACAAGATAGAGAGGTTGAAAGGTGTGATAAAGAGACGCACACTTAACGATGCATTTGAATTGGAGTATGTCAGGTTTGCATAGCAATGCTGGAGTTAGGTGCATTTTTGGTTCAAGCATAAAGCATACATATACATCCTGCCATCGCATGATGGTATTGTCACAAATACACGCATTTATATTGTCATGGCATTAATTTTTTTGTAAttttgattttttttttttttaaaaaaaaaaatggtAAGCATGTCATCTTAATATTTGTGACCACCACTGGGTTCTACGTTTGTAGATAACCTGTGGCTGAGAACGCACTCGGTTTAGTGTCCTTGCCGCTCTTGCTCATAGTCGGCTCAGTCGCATGGCGATTAGGTTCCCCTGTAGCATAAAGAGCCTGGTTATGTACAGTATCTTGACGCCTACTAAAACAGAAAACGGTGAGAAAACGGTGAGCAGTCCACCAACAATCTGCAACTCCTCTTGTTGTCAGCGGCCAATCCCAAGGTGCTGTCAGAGGCTCTGTTGCAAGCGGGGTTGtgcagtcaagttgactCTGGTCAATAGGCGCCAGGCCATGTAGGTAGATACTGGGGGAATTGGGCATCAAATCGGCTGATACTGCTGCATCTTATTTGTTCCCTGGCTTCGTGGGCTACCCGGTACCCGCCGTGACAAATTGCTATTGTAAAATCTACTGCTGATTCGTTCAAAATGTTCTATAGACAACTTTTAACAAGAAACTCCTTCTAAGTAGTAAATAAGCTGAATAATCTCCACAAATCCCTTGGAAAATCCACCCGCAACTTTACCCGGCTCTGAGATTTTTTAGGTCACATTGAACCATCTCGTTCCAAGCTAATAGCCCTTCGGCCTTCGAAGTGAGTATTTATCGGCGAGGCTTAATCGAAAAAAATCGcaatcatgttgacatcaGTGTTTGAAGCGCTTCACACACGTCCTCAGCTCCAATCCTATCCTTAGCAGTCAAATTGAGCATACGCGTCACAAGAACGTAGGCTTGCTTCCACTGCGATTTGTGGCACCGTGGCAAGCAAATCTCACCAAAGCATTTCATGAATGATTCGTACTCTAGAGCGATATTGCAGGACGCACGGCTCTTGGTATCCTGGAAGCTGCTCCACAGCTTTCTCACCGCTGGCGTCCCTCCAGAAGCAACAGCCAGAAGCATGGCAAAACAGCAGCCCAACTGCCAGATGTCAACCTTGAGCGTGCTCTCAAGCTCCTGAATCTGCTCTAGAGACAGAAACTGATATGAACCCTGTTTCGAGAAATCTGTGCTGGACCCGTGAGAGAAGATCTTACTTCGACCAACGTCGGTAAGAAGCGGAGTGACCTGGTCGGTTTCGGCATGTTGCAGTAGTATGTTCTCTGGCTTAATATCTTTGTGTTTGATTGACAGATGGTGTAGGTATGTGACAGCTTGGGCCATCTCGTTCATAACGCGGAATATGATGAGATCAGACTCATGGTTGTCGATATTGAACCACGGGCATTTGTTCCGGCGTGTGTTGTCTTGACCGTGAAGAAATTGTTGCAAGGTGAACGGAGCCCATGGGTACAGTATGATATATATCGCATCCGGTTCCTCTTCAATCTCGAAGGCGTCGATAAACTGGACAATGTTTCGATGGTGACATACTTCAAGTACACCTATTTCTCGCATGATATCGTCCCGCTCGGCCTTGCTAAATATATTCTGAATTGACTTTTCCGCGAACGAAGGATTCAACAATGTGTGCCTAACTTTACGGACTGTTCCAAAGCCACCACGGCTAGCGGGAGCTGTTGCATCGACAACATATGGACAGTGTCTCCGGCTTGTGTAGGAATGAATGTATCGAGGTGAAAAATACGCTCTGATTTGTTCTAACGCGTTCATGGGATCAATCCTGCGGATGTTTTAAGTCAGTCTCtatgttgttggtgataaTTGGGAACTTACAAGCCGACGCTGAGCTGCGCGAGTAAACCAAACTCCCGTACATAGCGATGTACATAATTTGGTTCGGAAGCTGAGGCATTCATGCCTCCCAAGATGTTCTGCTTTGCATAAAGTGCGTCAAGGCTCTCCCAATCACCACCTCTATCAACACGACTAGCAAAACTGAGGAGAGTGAGGGCTTCGGTGATATGACTATGTACCAGTCTTACTGTCTGCGTATGTACAGAAGCTGCCTCGGTTGGGTAACGGTCAGAGCTATTACACTTCTCGTCGTGTATGTAGCGGACAAAGTTACGAACGGCAGCAACGCAACTTGCAACTCGGCCTCGGACAAGCTCGCTTATTGGAGACGAGTCTTGAGACTCCGTCCAAGTTGATAGGCGGGAGCATATTTCAAGGCATGAATGTAAAGTCGCTGCCGGATTGGCTGTCATAAAGCTTGAGTCTTGTCTCATACTGTGACAGCGGCCGGCGAAAGGGGAAGTGCATGGGATGGTGTCGTAAAGAAACTGTTCAGATGAGAGGAACTTGGGTATATTTTATATTCTTCGTTGTCGGCTGTTGGGTTGTAAGAGCGCAATCAAGGCTGGTGAAAGAAATTTTCTTAGCACGGGTCATGGACTGCCAAATATTTCCTTCCAGTCAGTACATGTACAGAATTGCAATTTTACAGTTCTCAAAACCATGGCTTATGCCCACACCGACAGAGGCATCCAGGTGTGGTGGATCAGGCATGGTGTGATGGGCTCTCATGCATGCACGTTTTCGTGGCAGGATCCTGTCACAATCCAATTTCCCGAATTGCCCGCTGCTCCCGAAAGAGCTTAACTTAAGTTTGAATGGA
The genomic region above belongs to Pochonia chlamydosporia 170 chromosome 2, whole genome shotgun sequence and contains:
- a CDS encoding thiamin pyrophosphokinase, eukaryotic (similar to Metarhizium robertsii ARSEF 23 XP_007821708.1) — translated: MSTAKFEWHPAKLLEDHDSFQDFALLVLNQPLKNGAILRRLWKNSKLRVAADGGANRLHQLSSFQGKFSNLQAIIGDLDSLSPSVRDFYSSQPTPAEVIHDTDQESADFGKAIRWIRKTQPNALDIVTLGGIGGRVDQGLSQLHHLYLFQSDPEYAAGRIYLLSGSSLTFLLKSGTHSIYVKEDGEDVVFGKYVGIIPLQEPSRITTKGLEWDVTDWETKIGGNLSTSNHVLPHTKCVEIETTKDVLFTISLRPVDGEDES
- a CDS encoding CAMK protein kinase (similar to Cladophialophora psammophila CBS 110553 XP_007747006.1), coding for MRQDSSFMTANPAATLHSCLEICSRLSTWTESQDSSPISELVRGRVASCVAAVRNFVRYIHDEKCNSSDRYPTEAASVHTQTVRLVHSHITEALTLLSFASRVDRGGDWESLDALYAKQNILGGMNASASEPNYVHRYVREFGLLAQLSVGLIDPMNALEQIRAYFSPRYIHSYTSRRHCPYVVDATAPASRGGFGTVRKVRHTLLNPSFAEKSIQNIFSKAERDDIMREIGVLEVCHHRNIVQFIDAFEIEEEPDAIYIILYPWAPFTLQQFLHGQDNTRRNKCPWFNIDNHESDLIIFRVMNEMAQAVTYLHHLSIKHKDIKPENILLQHAETDQVTPLLTDVGRSKIFSHGSSTDFSKQGSYQFLSLEQIQELESTLKVDIWQLGCCFAMLLAVASGGTPAVRKLWSSFQDTKSRASCNIALEYESFMKCFGEICLPRCHKSQWKQAYVLVTRMLNLTAKDRIGAEDVCEALQTLMST
- a CDS encoding v-SNARE protein (similar to Metarhizium robertsii ARSEF 23 XP_007821707.1) → MNVQYNSALRQSKSIRHELDTLNSKGSSTPGEIGNVSASVSSFTKTIDEYNRLARQEIFPKKQEEAFERVKRFRDDLSDFRSQIDGLKRAREDSQYQNNKTELLGRRPYNATPENPYANASTDNNSSYYAQNTPYTAGPLTTGSGDEVRESHAFREQAFFAQTHSALDEYIARGQAVLGDLGQQRERLKSTQKRLYSVGNTLGISGDTIRMVERRARQDKWIFLGGVVVFFTFCWLVLHYLR
- a CDS encoding general substrate transporter (similar to Cordyceps militaris CM01 XP_006668092.1) codes for the protein MNEQDTRPPETSQEKETGPSAVGSANEDTEKQVPAAQDNGDRPYSIFTPWQKRAIVLGAAGTAFFSPLTAQIYLPALTQLSNDLNVTNTQINLTITTYMIFQGITPMFIGSLADSGGRRPAYIVCFVIYVAANIGLALAPGYSALLGLRCLQSAGSSSTVALCTAVVADVVTSAERGQYVGFTVIPAVLAPSLGPVIGGLLSQYLGWRAIFWFLAIFSGVAMILIFLFFPETCRGIVDDGSLTPPPLYRSVWQSIQLRRRRKARRQNSLSRVTTNASSASKAENKFKFKPPNLLGSLFLLFEKETGLLLWTSSLVFAGFYCIATAMPSLFSKRYGYNEIQVGLMYLPLAVGSIGAATIVGPSINRNYKRHCIRSGIPYDRSRQPDLSQFPIEKARLEIGLPLLCLGGACLIGWGWAMHAVTHVAVPCVISFFLGIGMIGYNNTTNILLVDVHPGRAGTATAANNLTRCLVGAGASAAIVPMIDTMGVGPAFTLVGGLYFVCIIPLLLILKFGKKWRAEAKAKAEAKKVKKQQKHEEDSATEDLQQDREVERCDKETHT